In the genome of Spirochaetia bacterium, one region contains:
- a CDS encoding Eco57I restriction-modification methylase domain-containing protein: protein MAKGFEAAFSYLLIYVFTINDENHRGCLKIGKASLKLDDDSQYASLRTPNSSLLNKAAKQRINSYTKTAGINYQLLYTELAERQINEHDGIYLKYFEDHKVHEVLKNSGIKNAQFDGSKEWFRTDLDTVKNAIKAVKEGRKSLTSAEITTDHIPIEFRPEQKEAINMTIARFRKGNKILWNAKMRFGKTLSTLEVIKEENFKKTLILTHRPVVDEGWHEDFNKIFWDSNYTYFEKGTKEASIQQYILEDVPFVLFASIQDLRGSMKVGGKFDKNDIFFKTNWDCVVIDEAHEGTKTFLGDEVLQEIIKEKSYGKTKQIYLSGTPFNLVNDFNEDEVYTWDYVMEQKAKSEWDIIHCLDYNPYEGLPKLSIFTYDIADAIPGYEDIENKAFNFREFFRVWTGIVQVDGKLVPQESAIGRFIHENDVKSFITLLRLKNDNSNYPFSKDTYREYFRHTLWMLPGVKEASAMEQLLKEDKVFGNFQIVNVAGNSPSGESENALERLNNAISEHPEQTRTITLSCGRLTTGVTVKPWTAVLMLSGTTSTAASMYLQTIFRVQSPANIDGKIKDRCYVFDFAPDRTLQMVAEAGKLGTRPGTNTDEAKMREFLNFCPVISIQGSKMKNYDVNSLLRQLKRYYATRVVQNGFDDIKLYNDKLLKMTDYDKNKFEELKKIVGQSKATDIKKTIIISESGLGPEEQEAAEEAEKKKRQKKELTEEDKEALKKLKEAKEAKSKAISILRAISIRIPLLIYGTEKDIDENITIDQFADFIDEESWQEFMPKDVTKEKFNGFCEYYDKDIFIEAGNQIRRKVKAADKLNPTERVKKLAQIFATFKNPDKETVLTPWRVVNMHISDCLGGYDFFDNKHVEMIPEPRFVDHGEITTNTLNNTNAQILEINSKSGLYPLYVAYSIYRKRLESVSENGRTEEIQDKFWRQTIEENVFVICKTEMAKYITKRTLLGYKEGKINAHYFEDLVNQFKNKSDHATRKIISATYWGKVSGGEMKFDAIVGNPPYQAFLGGASPLPIYHYFVNQAKRLKPRYISMITPARWFNAGTGLDEFRNEMLHDNRIIELYDYIDATYCFQNVEIKGGIQYFLWDINYHGDCNITSHYTDGKVFKSKRPLLEPGIDSFVRDSRVIPILKKVREKKEDPFSLIVSSRDPFGYDIRLPGSYKIAEHKYSLQKDSINTVEFYYNGWRNNGVGYVSLNSIGSNSQWIDFYKVLIPKAWGTGNERKDWLHPFVVGPHSVCTETYLVVGPFKEKIEAENAVSYINTKFFHLMVSILKISQNAAKGIFEFVPVQNFSNPWTDKDLYKKYGLTQEEIDFIESTIKPI from the coding sequence ATGGCAAAAGGATTTGAAGCTGCTTTCTCTTATCTACTTATCTATGTTTTTACAATTAATGATGAGAATCATAGAGGTTGCCTCAAAATAGGGAAAGCTTCTCTTAAACTTGATGATGATTCGCAATATGCATCCCTTCGTACTCCAAACTCTTCACTGCTCAATAAGGCTGCTAAACAGAGGATTAATTCCTATACAAAGACAGCAGGAATTAACTATCAATTACTCTATACTGAACTTGCTGAAAGGCAAATAAATGAGCATGATGGTATTTATTTGAAATACTTTGAGGATCATAAGGTTCACGAGGTATTGAAGAATTCAGGTATAAAAAATGCCCAATTCGATGGTAGTAAAGAGTGGTTCCGGACAGATCTTGATACAGTAAAGAACGCCATTAAGGCTGTAAAAGAAGGTCGAAAATCTCTCACAAGTGCTGAAATTACAACAGACCATATTCCAATTGAATTTCGTCCGGAACAAAAGGAAGCCATCAATATGACCATTGCTCGATTCAGAAAGGGGAATAAGATACTTTGGAACGCCAAAATGCGTTTTGGGAAAACGCTTAGTACCTTGGAGGTCATAAAAGAAGAAAATTTCAAGAAGACTTTAATTCTTACTCATAGGCCAGTTGTTGATGAAGGATGGCATGAAGATTTCAACAAAATATTTTGGGATTCAAATTATACTTATTTTGAAAAAGGAACTAAAGAAGCCTCCATTCAGCAGTACATATTGGAAGATGTTCCTTTTGTGCTTTTTGCTTCCATTCAGGATTTAAGAGGTTCTATGAAAGTTGGTGGAAAATTTGATAAGAATGATATTTTTTTTAAGACTAACTGGGATTGTGTTGTCATTGATGAAGCACATGAAGGGACCAAGACATTTCTTGGTGATGAAGTATTACAAGAAATAATTAAAGAAAAATCTTATGGCAAAACCAAGCAAATTTATCTTTCTGGTACTCCTTTCAATTTGGTCAATGACTTCAATGAGGATGAAGTATACACATGGGACTATGTCATGGAACAAAAGGCTAAGTCTGAGTGGGATATCATTCATTGCCTTGACTATAACCCTTATGAAGGACTTCCGAAACTCAGTATATTCACCTATGACATTGCTGATGCAATTCCAGGATACGAGGATATTGAGAATAAGGCTTTTAATTTTCGAGAATTCTTCCGTGTCTGGACAGGAATTGTTCAAGTTGATGGTAAACTTGTTCCGCAGGAATCTGCCATTGGGCGATTTATCCATGAAAATGATGTAAAGAGTTTTATAACTCTGTTGCGTTTGAAAAATGATAATTCTAACTATCCATTTTCCAAGGATACTTATCGGGAGTACTTCAGACATACTTTGTGGATGCTTCCCGGCGTGAAGGAAGCTTCTGCTATGGAACAATTGCTGAAGGAAGACAAGGTCTTTGGCAATTTCCAGATAGTGAATGTTGCAGGAAATTCTCCATCAGGAGAGAGCGAGAATGCCTTAGAGCGATTGAACAACGCAATCTCTGAACATCCAGAACAAACCAGAACGATTACTCTTTCTTGTGGTCGCCTTACTACAGGTGTTACTGTTAAACCGTGGACAGCAGTTTTAATGCTTTCAGGAACTACTTCTACAGCAGCTTCAATGTACCTTCAAACAATATTTAGGGTACAGTCTCCAGCTAATATCGATGGCAAAATTAAAGATCGTTGCTATGTATTCGACTTTGCACCGGACAGAACACTTCAGATGGTTGCAGAGGCGGGAAAACTTGGAACAAGGCCAGGTACCAATACCGACGAAGCAAAGATGCGGGAATTCCTTAATTTCTGTCCTGTAATCTCAATTCAGGGCTCAAAGATGAAGAACTATGATGTTAATTCTCTGCTTCGACAACTTAAACGATATTATGCGACTCGAGTTGTTCAGAATGGATTTGATGATATAAAGCTCTATAATGATAAGTTGCTCAAGATGACTGACTATGATAAAAACAAGTTCGAGGAACTTAAGAAAATAGTAGGTCAATCAAAAGCTACCGATATCAAAAAAACAATCATCATTTCTGAATCAGGCTTGGGCCCGGAGGAACAGGAAGCAGCGGAAGAAGCTGAAAAGAAAAAACGCCAAAAGAAGGAACTGACTGAAGAGGATAAAGAGGCTTTGAAGAAGCTTAAGGAGGCTAAAGAAGCAAAAAGTAAAGCTATATCGATTCTCAGAGCAATTTCCATTAGAATTCCTCTTCTTATCTATGGAACCGAAAAAGATATAGATGAAAATATTACCATAGACCAGTTTGCCGACTTTATCGATGAGGAGTCTTGGCAAGAATTCATGCCAAAGGATGTGACAAAAGAAAAATTTAATGGATTCTGTGAGTATTATGATAAGGATATTTTTATTGAAGCAGGAAACCAGATAAGAAGAAAGGTAAAGGCAGCTGATAAACTTAATCCAACTGAACGAGTAAAAAAACTTGCCCAGATATTTGCAACCTTCAAGAACCCTGACAAAGAAACGGTCCTTACTCCATGGCGTGTGGTCAACATGCACATAAGTGATTGCTTAGGTGGATATGATTTCTTTGATAATAAACATGTGGAAATGATTCCTGAACCTAGGTTCGTTGACCATGGTGAAATTACTACAAATACATTGAACAACACCAATGCACAGATTCTGGAAATTAATTCCAAATCTGGTCTTTATCCTTTGTATGTTGCTTATAGCATTTACAGGAAGCGATTAGAAAGTGTTTCAGAAAATGGGCGAACTGAAGAAATACAAGACAAGTTCTGGCGCCAAACAATAGAGGAAAATGTTTTTGTTATCTGCAAGACAGAGATGGCAAAATATATCACTAAAAGAACTCTCTTAGGATATAAAGAAGGAAAAATTAATGCTCACTACTTTGAAGATCTAGTTAATCAGTTCAAAAATAAATCAGATCATGCTACCAGGAAAATCATAAGCGCTACATACTGGGGAAAAGTATCAGGAGGGGAAATGAAATTTGATGCTATTGTAGGGAATCCACCGTATCAGGCATTTTTGGGAGGCGCAAGTCCTCTTCCAATTTATCATTATTTTGTAAACCAAGCAAAAAGGCTTAAACCACGATATATCTCAATGATTACACCTGCAAGATGGTTTAATGCAGGAACAGGTTTAGACGAATTTCGTAACGAAATGTTACATGATAATAGAATTATCGAATTATATGATTACATAGATGCAACATATTGTTTCCAAAATGTCGAAATTAAAGGAGGCATACAATATTTTTTATGGGATATTAATTATCATGGCGATTGCAATATTACTTCTCATTACACTGATGGAAAAGTGTTTAAATCGAAACGGCCTCTTCTTGAACCTGGAATAGACAGTTTCGTTCGTGATAGTAGAGTAATTCCAATACTTAAAAAAGTTAGAGAAAAGAAAGAAGATCCTTTTTCTTTGATTGTTAGTTCAAGGGATCCTTTTGGGTATGATATTCGACTTCCTGGAAGTTATAAAATTGCTGAGCATAAGTATTCTTTGCAAAAAGACTCAATCAATACAGTTGAGTTTTATTACAATGGTTGGCGAAATAATGGAGTAGGCTATGTCAGTCTCAATAGTATTGGATCAAACAGTCAATGGATTGATTTTTATAAAGTGCTAATTCCCAAAGCTTGGGGAACAGGAAACGAAAGAAAGGACTGGCTTCATCCCTTTGTTGTAGGACCGCATTCTGTTTGTACAGAAACATATCTTGTAGTTGGTCCATTCAAAGAAAAAATAGAAGCTGAAAATGCAGTATCATATATAAACACCAAGTTTTTTCATTTAATGGTATCAATTTTGAAAATTTCTCAGAATGCAGCAAAAGGAATATTTGAATTTGTGCCAGTACAAAATTTTTCTAATCCATGGACTGATAAAGACCTTTATAAAAAATATGGATTAACACAAGAGGAAATTGATTTTATTGAGTCAACAATAAAACCGATATAG